GGGGTTAAGGCGCAGTATCTCGACGGGGGTGAGGCAGGCATAGTGACAGACTCCAACTTCGGAGAAGCCGCTCCACTGATTGAGGTGACGAGGCTCAACATCAGGAGAAGAATAGGCCGGATGCTTGACGAGGGAATAACACCCGTTGTAACAGGGTTCATCGCAACCAACGAGGAAGGTGTCACAACAACTCTGGGACGGGGCGGCTCAGACTACACCGCAACAATTTTGGCTAGCAGCCTGCCAGCTGACGAGGTGTGGCTCTGGAGCGATGTCGACGGCCTGATGACAGCCAACCCAAAGCTCATCCCCAACGCCGTAGTCATCAAAAAAATCTCGTACAACGAAGCCATCGAGATGGCGTTGTTCGGAGCCAAGGGCCTCCATCCAAGGGCCCTCGAGCCAGTGATGGCGGCACAGATACCTGTGAGGATAAAGAACACCTTCAACCCATCGGCTGAGGGGACCTTGATATGCGACACCTCGGAGAAAACAGCATCACCAGTTAAAGCGGTTCTGCTGGTCAATGACACAGCGATGCTCACTGTCAAGGGGCCCAGCATGGTCGGCGAGCCTGGAACAGCCGCTAAAATCCTCGAAACACTCTACCACGCGGGAATTAACGTGATGATGATTTCGCAGAGCATATCCGAGTCCAGCATATCACTCATAATTAAGCGCAAGCATCTCGACAAAGCAGTCACAGCCATAGAGAAGTCGCTGCTGGGAACCCGCATAGTAGCATCTGTTGAGCCTGAGGAGGATGTGGTAGTTGTCGCGGTGGTCGGCGAAGGCATGAAGGGCACACCCGGGGTGGCGAGCAAAGTATTCGGAGCCGTGGCTTCACGGGGCATCAACATCAGGATGATAGCGCAGGGAAGCTCGGAGCTAAACATAAGCTTCGTAGTCAAGGAGAACGACGGCCCCGAAGCCGTCAAAGCAATCCACGACGAATACAAGCTAGGAAAACCAAGTGCATAACAAGCAACCAAGCCACACACCATTCATGGAAACAAACACATAATCAGCTAATCTATTAGTATGGCTCATCCAATCCCCAGAAAAGAAAACCTTTCATAACACGATAAACAGACATTAACCGTTGAAAAACGACGAAGAAGAGAGGTTGCTGGCCTCGCTATCACAGGTAGAGTCCTACAAAGAGGTTTTCAAAACTTATGAGGGCTATGAAAAAAGAGTTCTACCCGGAACTCTCACGGCTTTAGGAGAAATAGATGTCGAG
The sequence above is drawn from the Candidatus Caldarchaeum subterraneum genome and encodes:
- a CDS encoding aspartate kinase, which encodes MRIVMKFGGSSLATADLIKHCSTLVKQHTDKNEVVVVCSASGDTTDDLLQLVETARRGRSEEVEHRLSEIEEHHLGLLDAVVDERVREETGETLKQWLRELRRAVLGILYLREATPRSTDYVLSFGEKFSTLVMAGALNSLGVKAQYLDGGEAGIVTDSNFGEAAPLIEVTRLNIRRRIGRMLDEGITPVVTGFIATNEEGVTTTLGRGGSDYTATILASSLPADEVWLWSDVDGLMTANPKLIPNAVVIKKISYNEAIEMALFGAKGLHPRALEPVMAAQIPVRIKNTFNPSAEGTLICDTSEKTASPVKAVLLVNDTAMLTVKGPSMVGEPGTAAKILETLYHAGINVMMISQSISESSISLIIKRKHLDKAVTAIEKSLLGTRIVASVEPEEDVVVVAVVGEGMKGTPGVASKVFGAVASRGINIRMIAQGSSELNISFVVKENDGPEAVKAIHDEYKLGKPSA